The genomic DNA CGGTGGCCCGTGTCCGTGCGCCGTGCCGTGGCCGTGGTGGCCGCGCTCCTGGCCCTCGCTGGCCTCCTTCTCTGGAAGTACTCGCCGGCCGCCGGAACCTCTACGCTCCGAGGAGACGAGTCTGCCCAGTCAGTAGCCACCGGCGGGGGCCAGAGCGGGCACCCCGTGGCGGTGCCCACCCCGACGCCCGCCCGCGGCCGCGGACCCGCTGGCACCCGGCCGCCGAGTCCAGGCGGGGCCGCGTCCGAGGTGACTGTCGACATCACTGGCGCCGTCAAGAAGCCGGGCGTCTACACACTGCCGGCTCCCGCGCGGGTCGCCCAGGCGATTGACCGGGCCGGCGGCCTCGCGGCCAATGCGGACGAGGACCGGATCAATCGGGCCGCACTGCTCGCCGACGGCGCCAAAATCACCGTGCCGCGGGTCGGCGAGCCGGCCGGGCCCCCTCAGCTTCCCGGCCCCGCGGCCCCGGCCCCTGGAGGCGGCGAGGCCAGCCGCGGAGGCTCGGATGCCGGGAAGACCTCCGCCGGGGCCCCCGTCCGGATCAACGGGGCGAGTGTGGCGGAGATCCAGACTCTCCCGCGCATCGGTCCCGTCCTCGCACGGCGGATCGTCGACGACCGCGAGGCGCGGGGCCCCTTCGCCTCACTGGAGGACCTCGGCCGGGTCAAGGGTCTGGGGCCGTCCATCCGGGAGGGAATCGCGGG from Falsarthrobacter nasiphocae includes the following:
- a CDS encoding ComEA family DNA-binding protein; protein product: MFTRRLAERWPVSVRRAVAVVAALLALAGLLLWKYSPAAGTSTLRGDESAQSVATGGGQSGHPVAVPTPTPARGRGPAGTRPPSPGGAASEVTVDITGAVKKPGVYTLPAPARVAQAIDRAGGLAANADEDRINRAALLADGAKITVPRVGEPAGPPQLPGPAAPAPGGGEASRGGSDAGKTSAGAPVRINGASVAEIQTLPRIGPVLARRIVDDREARGPFASLEDLGRVKGLGPSIREGIAGRVVFDR